A window of Polypterus senegalus isolate Bchr_013 chromosome 14, ASM1683550v1, whole genome shotgun sequence contains these coding sequences:
- the LOC120514639 gene encoding histone H2A-like, whose protein sequence is MQINVQFEQFVSPEGSLYKSAALVVLLIVVQRIVVYLALNMSGRGKTGGKTRAKAKTRSSRAGLQFPVGRVHRLLRKGNYAERVGAGAPVYLAAVLEYLTAEILELAGNAARDNKKTRIIPRHLQLAVRNDEELNKLLGGVTIAQGGVLPNIQAVLLPKKTEKPAKSK, encoded by the coding sequence ATGCAAATCAACGTTCAGTTCGAGCAGTTTGTCTCGCCAGAAGGAAGCCTTTATAAGAGCGCAGCGCTGGTAGTCTTGCTTATTGTAGTGCAGAGGATTGTTGTGTATCTTGCTCTCAATATGTCTGGAAGAGGAAAGACTGGTGGAAAAACCCGTGCTAAGGCGAAGACTCGTTCTTCTCGAGCTGGGTTGCAGTTTCCCGTCGGCCGTGTTCACAGGCTTCTGAGGAAAGGCAACTATGCTGAACGCGTAGGCGCTGGTGCTCCCGTTTACTTGGCTGCTGTGCTCGAGTACCTGACTGCTGAAATTCTTGAGTTAGCCGGTAATGCTGCCCGTGACAATAAGAAAACTAGAATTATTCCTCGTCACTTGCAATTGGCTGTTCGTAATGATGAGGAGCTCAATAAGTTGTTGGGTGGTGTGACTATTGCTCAGGGTGGTGTGCTGCCAAACATTCAAGCCGTGCTTCTGCCCAAGAAGACTGAGAAACCAGCTAAAAGCAAGTAA
- the LOC120514648 gene encoding histone H3-like has protein sequence MARTKQTARKSTGGKAPRKQLATKAARKSAPATGGVKKPHRYRPGTVALREIRRYQKSTELLIRKLPFQRLVREIAQDFKTDLRFQSSAVMALQESSEAYLVGLFEDTNLCAIHAKRVTIMPKDIQLARRIRGERA, from the coding sequence ATGGCAAGAACAAAGCAGACAGCTCGTAAATCCACTGGCGGCAAAGCTCCTCGAAAACAGCTCGCTACTAAAGCAGCTCGTAAGAGTGCTCCTGCTACCGGTGGCGTGAAAAAGCCTCACCGTTACAGGCCCGGCACTGTAGCTCTGAGAGAGATTCGTCGCTACCAGAAGTCCACTGAATTGCTTATCCGAAAGTTGCCTTTCCAGAGACTGGTGAGAGAAATCGCCCAAGATTTCAAAACCGATCTCCGTTTTCAGAGCTCTGCTGTTATGGCTCTGCAGGAGTCCAGTGAGGCTTATTTGGTCGGTTTGTTTGAGGACACCAACCTCTGTGCTATTCACGCCAAGAGAGTGACCATAATGCCCAAAGATATCCAGCTGGCTCGCCGCATTCGTGGTGAACGTGCCTAA
- the LOC120514650 gene encoding histone H3 has protein sequence MARTKQTARKSTGGKAPRKQLATKAARKSAPATGGVKKPHRYRPGTVALREIRRYQKSTELLIRKLPFQRLVREIAQDFKTDLRFQSSAVMALQEASEAYLVGLFEDTNLCAIHAKRVTIMPKDIQLARRIRGERA, from the coding sequence ATGGCAAGAACTAAGCAGACAGCGCGCAAATCTACCGGTGGCAAAGCGCCCCGTAAACAGCTCGCCACTAAAGCAGCTCGTAAGAGCGCTCCCGCAACCGGTGGTGTGAAAAAACCTCACCGTTATAGGCCTGGTACGGTAGCTTTGCGCGAGATCCGTCGCTACCAGAAGTCTACCGAGCTGCTTATCCGCAAGCTGCCTTTCCAAAGACTGGTGAGGGAAATCGCCCAGGATTTCAAGACTGATCTCCGTTTCCAGAGCTCCGCCGTTATGGCTCTACAGGAGGCCAGTGAGGCTTACTTGGTTGGTCTATTCGAAGACACCAACTTGTGTGCTATCCACGCCAAGAGGGTGACGATAATGCCGAAGGACATACAGCTAGCTCGACGTATTCGTGGGGAACGCGCCTAA
- the LOC120514675 gene encoding histone H4: MSGRGKGGKGLGKGGAKRHRKVLRDNIQGITKPAIRRLARRGGVKRISGLIYEETRGVLKVFLENVIRDAVTYTEHAKRKTVTAMDVVYALKRQGRTLYGFGG, from the coding sequence ATGTCTGGACGTGGTAAAGGTGGCAAGGGTCTTGGTAAAGGTGGTGCAAAGCGTCATCGTAAAGTGTTGAGAGATAATATTCAAGGTATTACAAAGCCAGCTATACGCCGCTTAGCTCGTCGAGGTGGAGTGAAGCGAATTTCTGGTTTAATCTACGAGGAGACTCGAGGAGTGCTTAAAGTTTTTCTGGAAAATGTTATTCGAGACGCTGTCACTTACACTGAACATGCCAAGAGAAAGACTGTTACTGCCATGGATGTAGTGTATGCTTTGAAGAGACAAGGACGTACTCTATATGGTTTTGGAGGTTAA
- the LOC120514658 gene encoding histone H2A-like, with the protein MSGRGKTGGKARAKAKTRSSRAGLQFPVGRVHRLLRKGNYAERVGAGAPVYLAAVLEYLTAEILELAGNAARDNKKTRIIPRHLQLAVRNDEELNKLLGGVTIAQGGVLPNIQAVLLPKKTEKPAKSK; encoded by the coding sequence ATGTCTGGAAGGGGAAAGACCGGTGGTAAAGCACGTGCCAAGGCTAAGACTCGCTCTTCTCGAGCTGGGTTGCAGTTTCCCGTCGGCCGTGTTCACAGGCTTCTAAGGAAAGGCAACTATGCCGAGCGAGTAGGCGCTGGTGCTCCCGTCTACTTGGCTGCTGTGCTCGAGTACCTGACCGCGGAAATTCTCGAGTTAGCCGGGAATGCTGCCCGTGACAACAAGAAAACCAGGATCATTCCTCGTCACCTGCAGCTGGCGGTGCGTAACGACGAGGAGCTCAATAAGCTGTTGGGTGGCGTAACCATCGCTCAGGGTGGTGTGCTGCCAAACATTCAGGCCGTGCTTCTGCCCAAGAAGACCGAGAAACCAGCTAAAAGCAAGTAA
- the LOC120514637 gene encoding histone H1-like, with protein sequence MAETAPVAPAKLPKKKTSAKPKKTGPSVSDLIAKAVSASKDRHGLSLAALKKALSAGGYDVEKNNARIKLSVKSLVGKGTLVQTKGTGASGSFKINKKQAETKEKATKKKALPKKKPAAKKPIAAKKVKKPAAKKPAAAKKTAKKPAAAKKAAKSPKKAKPAAKPKKAAKSPKKPKVSKPKAAKPKTVKKAAPKKK encoded by the coding sequence ATGGCAGAAACTGCTCCAGTTGCTCCGGCTAAATTGCCAAAGAAGAAAACGAGCGCAAAGCCTAAAAAGACCGGCCCTAGCGTATCTGATTTGATAGCTAAGGCTGTGTCAGCTTCAAAAGACCGCCATGGACTTTCTTTGGCTGCGCTCAAGAAGGCTTTGTCTGCTGGTGGCTACGATGTGGAAAAGAACAACGCCCGCATTAAATTGTCTGTAAAAAGTCTTGTTGGTAAAGGCACTCTCGTGCAGACGAAAGGTACCGGCGCCTCCGGATCCTTTAAAATCAACAAGAAACAGGCAGAGACCAAGGAGAAAGCTACGAAGAAAAAGGCGCTTCCGAAAAAGAAGCCAGCAGCGAAAAAGCCCATCGCCGCCAAGAAAGTGAAGAAACCGGCCGCTAAGAAACCCGCAGCAGCCAAGAAGACGGCTAAGAAGCCTGCCGCAGCCAAGAAAGCCGCCAAGAGTCCCAAGAAAGCGAAGCCGGCTGCCAAACCCAAAAAGGCAGCCAAGAGCCCGAAAAAGCCCAAGGTATCTAAGCCGAAGGCAGCTAAACCCAAAACTGTTAAGAAGGCGGCACCGAAAAAGAAATGA
- the LOC120514665 gene encoding histone H2B 8-like — MPEPKAAPAPKKGSKKAVSKSQAKGGKKRRKTRKESYSIYVYKVLKQVHPDTGISSKAMGIMNSFVNDIFERIAGEASRLAHYNKRSTISSREIQTAVRLLLPGELAKHAVSEGTKAVTKYTSSK; from the coding sequence ATGCCTGAGCCAAAAGCCGCCCCTGCACCCAAGAAGGGCTCAAAGAAAGCCGTTTCTAAGAGCCAAGCGAAAGGAGGAAAGAAGCGCAGAAAGACTAGGAAAGAAAGCTATTCCATCTACGTGTACAAGGTGCTGAAACAAGTTCATCCCGACACTGGTATTTCTTCTAAGGCGATGGGAATCATGAATTCGTTTGTGAACGATATCTTCGAGCGCATCGCCGGTGAGGCTTCTCGTCTAGCGCACTACAACAAGCGCTCGACCATTTCTTCCCGGGAGATCCAGACTGCTGTGAGGCTTCTGCTACCGGGAGAGCTTGCTAAGCACGCTGTGTCCGAGGGTACTAAGGCAGTTACCAAGTACACCAGCTCTAAGTAA
- the LOC120514672 gene encoding histone H4-like produces MSGCGKGGKGLGKGGAKRHRKVLRDNIQGITKPAIRRLARRGGVKRISGLIYEETRGVLKVFLENVIRDAVTYTEHAKRKTVTAMDVVYALKRQGRTLYGFGG; encoded by the coding sequence ATGTCTGGATGTGGTAAAGGAGGAAAGGGACTTGGCAAAGGTGGCGCAAAGCGTCATCGTAAAGTTTTACGAGACAATATTCAAGGAATTACAAAGCCTGCAATTCGTCGTTTGGCTCGTCGAGGTGGAGTGAAGCGAATTTCAGGTTTAATCTACGAGGAGACTCGAGGAGTTCTGAAAGTGTTTCTGGAAAATGTCATCCGAGACGCTGTCACTTACACGGAGCATGCCAAGAGGAAAACTGTAACTGCTATGGATGTTGTATATGCTTTGAAGAGGCAAGGTCGTACTCTGTATGGCTTTGGAGGCTAA
- the LOC120514642 gene encoding histone H2B 8-like produces MPEPKAAPVSKKGSKKAVSKSQAKGGKKRRKTRKESYSIYVYKVLKQVHPDTGISSKAMGIMNSFVNDIFERIAGEASRLAHYNKRSTISSREIQTAVRLLLPGELAKHAVSEGTKAVTKYTSSK; encoded by the coding sequence ATGCCTGAGCCGAAAGCTGCCCCTGTATCCAAGAAGGGCTCTAAAAAAGCCGTTTCTAAGAGCCAAGCTAAAGGTGGAAAGAAACGCAGAAAGACCAGGAAAGAAAGTTATTCCATCTATGTCTACAAGGTGCTGAAGCAAGTTCACCCCGACACTGGCATCTCTTCTAAGGCGATGGGAATCATGAATTCGTTTGTAAACGATATCTTCGAACGCATCGCCGGTGAGGCTTCTCGCTTAGCACATTACAACAAGCGATCGACTATTTCTTCCCGGGAGATCCAGACTGCTGTGAGGCTTCTGCTACCGGGAGAGCTTGCTAAGCATGCCGTGTCCGAGGGAACCAAGGCAGTTACCAAGTACACCAGCTCCAAGTAA